The sequence agAACGGCAATCAAGGCGCAAGCTCTGGCAGACTTCATAGCCGAATTCACCCTTCCAGAAGATGACGACGACCAAAAAGAGGTAGAACGGTGGACGATCCAGACTGACAGATCGTCAAcccaaaagaggggaggagtaggggtcattataaacacccccgatggagaaaaactccaatatggagtccaattaaaattcccggcaaccaacaacgaggctgagtatgaaggCATACTGATGGGACTGAGACTTAGCAAAGCCCTCGGGATTAAGAACCTGCTTATTCAGAGTGACTCGAAGCTGGCAATAGGGCAGATCCGGGAAGAATATGAGGCGAAGGAAGAgaggatgcagaagtacctcaagctGATTAAATATTTAGCCTGTGGGTTCGATAAGTTGGATTTTGTTCAGATCCCGAGAAGCCAGAATGCGGCGGCAGACGAGGTCGCCAAAATTGCCTCGTCCGACGAAGAACTGACGAAAAGTGAAATTCTAATGGAGATTCAAAAACACCCCAGCATCGAGGAAGTCCCAGTATTCTCCGTCCAGAACATAGGTGGTTGGATGGAACCGATCATCTCATATCTCCAAGATGGGCATCTCCCTCGTGACTCAGCAGAAGCCATGAAGATTAAAGCAAGAGCGGCTAGGTTTACAATATTGAAcgataccttatacaaaagagggttTTCCCTGCCTTATCTGAAGTGCctcgacgaggaagaagccaagtatgtccttcacgaaatccacgaagggatttgtggagaCCACGCCGGGCCTAGATCCCTGGTAAGCAAAGTTGTTCGCACAGGATACTTCTGGCCAACCATGCAGGCAGACGCCAcggagctcgtcaagaggtgcgacaagtgccagaggttcgggaATGTCCAGAGGTTGCCACCAGAAAAGATGACGACGATTACCtccccgtggccattcgcacaatgagGGATTGATATCGTCGGCCCATTACCCCAAGGAAGAGGACAGGTAAGGTTCTTGCTCGTCGCTatcgattacttcactaaatgggtcgaagcagaAGCAATGACAACGATCACAGAAGCAAGAATCCGTAGCTTCGTGTggagaaatataatttgcaggttcgggattccaCGAAcaattatttcagataatggccgaCAGTTCGACAGCCAGGGATTCAAGGACTTCTGCTCGGGGTTAGGCATTAAGAATAAATTCTCGTCACCTGGACACCCGCAGTCAAACGGACAAACAAAAGTAACTAATCGAACCCTGCTCAGGATCGTCAAAGCCCGGCTAGACGAAGCTAAGGGCGCATGACcggaagaattgcccaatgtcttgtgggcctacagaatgacggcaagaaccccaacgggagagacacctttcaggctcacttatggcacCGAAGCTGTAATTCCCGTCGAGGTAGGTATGGCCAGCATCAGGCGAGAAGTGTTC comes from Castanea sativa cultivar Marrone di Chiusa Pesio chromosome 3, ASM4071231v1 and encodes:
- the LOC142628903 gene encoding uncharacterized protein LOC142628903, coding for MGLRLSKALGIKNLLIQSDSKLAIGQIREEYEAKEERMQKYLKLIKYLACGFDKLDFVQIPRSQNAAADEVAKIASSDEELTKSEILMEIQKHPSIEEVPVFSVQNIGGWMEPIISYLQDGHLPRDSAEAMKIKARAARFTILNDTLYKRGFSLPYLKCLDEEEAKRHGARQEVRQVPEVRECPEVATRKDDDDYLPVAIRTMRD